Below is a genomic region from Longimicrobium sp..
TCGGGGACGTCCTCGCCCAGGAAGCCGTGGAACACCTCGCCGCGGCGCCCCTCGCGCGTGCCCTCGGTCGCCAGCGTGGAGAGCGCCACGTTGTCGCGGCGGAAGAACACGCCCAGGATGTCGGCGTCGCGCGAGTAGCCCACCGCGCGCAGGAGCGCCGTGGCGGGGAACTTCTTCTTCTTGTCGATGTGCACCGCCACCACGTCGTGGATGTCGATGGTGAACTCGACCCACGAGCCGCGGAAGGGGATGATGCGGGCGCTGTACAGCTTGCTCCCGTTCGGGTGGATGTTCTCCTCGAACACCACGCCGGGGGAGCGGTGCAGCTGCGAGACGATCACGCGCTCGGCGCCGTTGATGATGAACGTGCCCAGGGGGGTGAGCACCGGCAGGTCCCCCAGGTACACTTCCTTCTCGATGATGTCCTTCGGACGGCGCTCGTCTCCCAGGTCCTCCCACACCACCAGCCGGAGCGTCGCCTTGAGCGGAGCGGCGTACGTCATGTCGCGCTCCATGCACTCCTCCATGTCGTACTTCGGCTCGCCCAGGGCGTAGCGTACGAACTCCAGGGAGAAGTTCCCGTTGACATCGGAGATGGGGAAGATCTCGTTGAAGACGCGCTCCAGCCCCACGTCCTCGCGCTCGCGCGCGGCCGCGTCGGTCTGCAGCAGCGTCTCGAACGCGCGGATCTGGACGTCCAGGAGGTTGGGAAGCTCCATCCCGGACGTGAGCCTGGCGAACGAGACGATCGGCTTATCCAGCGTTGCCAAGAGGGTCTCCCTTCGAGCGGCGTGAAACCATGAGCGGGCGGAAAGCGCAAACGACCCCGACCGGAAAACCCCGGCGGGGCGGCGTGCCGTCCGTCGATCTATTTTGAAGCGGCTGCGTCAGAGCCATGCAATGCTGTTTGGGCTGAAGTGGAACGGCCTTCGGGCGCGCCGCGCATCCGTCGCGGGGAGCGGCGCCCGCCCGGCCGGCGCGCCCCCTCGGGGGAGCGCCGGCCGGGAAGCGGTTCCGCTACTTCAGCTCGACGGCCGCGCCCTGCTCCTCGAGCTTGGCCTTGATCTGGTTGGCCTCCTCCTTGGAGACGCCCTCCTTGACCGGCTTGGGGGCGCCGTCCACCAGGTCCTTGGCCTCCTTGAGCCCCAGGCCGGTGATCTCGCGGACCACCTTGATGACCTGGATCTTCTTCTCGCCGGCCGCCTGCAGCACGACGGTGAACTCCGTCTGCTCCTCGACCGCCGGGGCGGCGCCGCGGGCGGCGTCGCCGCCGCCGGCGGCGGCGGCCACGGCCACCGGGGCCGCGGCGGTGACGCCGAACTTCTCCTCGAAGGCCTTCACCAGGTCCGCCAGCTCGAGGACGGTCAGGTTGCCGATCGCGTCGAGCAGCTCGTCACGGGAAAGGGTCGCCATTTCTCCAGACTCCTTGGTCTAACGTTACGTGTGCGAAATCGAGTTCGTGGGCCGCCGGCTCACGCCGCGGCGTTCTCCTTCTGCTGCCGGAGCGCGTCCAGCGTTCTGGCGAAGCGGGCCAGCATCTCGTTCATCCCGCCGGCCAGGCGGGCGAGCGGCGCGTTGAGCCCCCCGGCGAGCTGCGCCAGGAGCACCTCGCGCGGGGGGAGCTCGGCCAGGCGCCTGACCTGGTCGGGCCCGAACTCCCGCTTCTCGACCACGCCGACCTTCACGGCCGGGCGGTCGCC
It encodes:
- the rplL gene encoding 50S ribosomal protein L7/L12, with product MATLSRDELLDAIGNLTVLELADLVKAFEEKFGVTAAAPVAVAAAAGGGDAARGAAPAVEEQTEFTVVLQAAGEKKIQVIKVVREITGLGLKEAKDLVDGAPKPVKEGVSKEEANQIKAKLEEQGAAVELK